One Bacillota bacterium genomic window carries:
- a CDS encoding radical SAM protein — MRVREDWAEAGEGSRRLFTFDLAGRLVEAFVDGVGYRRGLDNRVLERRPVRGAEGLSRRQRRWLSRREAEQLVEQAVETARSAARAGYPALKVMDWGALLADARRFRQVYRPIGILPPDQYLSVVLQLTAGCWYNRCTFCTFYRGQRFGVRSLDEFRRHMDEVKAFFGAGLLRRHTVFLGDANALVLATRRLVDCLEAVGEAFPGREVFAFLDAFNGRRKGAAEWRQLAALGLRRVYIGLESGSDELLRFLEKPGTAADALATVQAMKAGGIGVGIILLLGAGGRLYAGEHVRRSTEIVNAMELGGGDQLYLSPLVVAPRSPYEERAKEAGAVPLSPAEVKGQADALLAGIRLGRGARWSYYFIEEFLY; from the coding sequence ATGCGGGTGCGGGAGGACTGGGCCGAGGCGGGGGAGGGCAGCCGGCGGCTGTTCACCTTCGACCTGGCCGGGCGGTTGGTGGAGGCGTTCGTGGACGGGGTCGGGTACCGGCGCGGCCTCGACAACCGGGTGCTGGAGCGCCGGCCGGTGCGCGGCGCCGAGGGCTTGTCCCGGCGGCAGCGGAGGTGGCTCAGCCGGAGGGAAGCCGAGCAACTGGTGGAACAGGCCGTCGAGACGGCGAGATCGGCTGCCCGTGCCGGCTACCCCGCGTTGAAGGTCATGGACTGGGGGGCCCTGCTGGCGGATGCCCGCCGGTTCCGGCAGGTCTACCGGCCCATCGGCATCCTGCCGCCGGACCAGTACCTGTCCGTGGTGCTGCAACTGACGGCCGGCTGCTGGTACAACCGCTGTACGTTCTGCACTTTTTACAGGGGCCAGCGATTCGGCGTGCGGAGCCTCGACGAGTTCCGCCGGCACATGGACGAGGTCAAGGCTTTCTTCGGGGCGGGACTGCTGCGCCGGCACACGGTCTTCCTGGGCGACGCCAATGCCCTGGTGCTGGCCACCCGGCGGCTGGTTGATTGCCTGGAGGCGGTGGGTGAGGCGTTTCCCGGCCGTGAGGTGTTCGCCTTCCTGGATGCGTTCAACGGCCGGCGCAAGGGCGCTGCCGAGTGGCGGCAACTCGCCGCCCTGGGGCTGCGAAGGGTGTACATCGGCCTGGAGTCGGGAAGCGACGAGTTGCTGCGGTTCCTGGAGAAGCCCGGCACGGCCGCCGACGCGCTGGCCACCGTCCAGGCGATGAAGGCAGGGGGCATCGGCGTCGGCATCATCCTGCTGCTGGGGGCCGGCGGGCGGCTGTATGCGGGCGAGCACGTGCGCCGAAGCACCGAGATCGTGAACGCCATGGAGCTCGGCGGCGGAGACCAGCTTTACCTTTCGCCACTGGTGGTGGCACCTCGGTCGCCCTACGAGGAGCGGGCGAAGGAGGCCGGGGCCGTGCCGCTGTCGCCGGCCGAGGTAAAGGGGCAGGCCGACGCGCTGCTGGCGGGTATCCGCCTTGGGCGGGGTGCCCGGTGGTCTTACTACTTCATCGAGGAGTTCCTTTACTAG
- the thyX gene encoding FAD-dependent thymidylate synthase: MREPRVTLIAVTQFNAPPHIEWETDTDNPAQRLIEFAGRLCYRSFHNPSGRTNAEYIDNLLRQGHLSVIEHASASMLIEGISRSCSHEIVRHRHFSYSQLSQRYVNEAEARMVLPAALADDPEAQAILAQVARTARDAYARLAERLQAKYAGVAELSERRKMARQAARSVLPNATETALVMTGNFRAWRHFIRMRGSPHAEPEIRRVAMAVLRILQQQAPAVFGDFRIERGPDGSEVAEPGYVYE, translated from the coding sequence ATCCGGGAGCCCCGGGTGACGCTCATTGCCGTCACACAGTTCAACGCGCCGCCGCACATCGAGTGGGAGACGGACACGGACAACCCGGCGCAGCGGCTCATCGAGTTCGCCGGCCGGCTCTGCTACCGCTCCTTCCACAACCCGAGCGGCCGCACCAACGCCGAGTACATCGACAACCTCCTGCGCCAGGGGCACCTGAGCGTCATCGAACACGCCAGCGCCAGCATGCTCATCGAGGGCATCTCCCGCTCCTGTTCGCACGAGATCGTCCGCCACCGGCACTTCAGCTACTCGCAGCTCAGCCAGCGCTACGTGAACGAGGCCGAGGCCCGCATGGTGCTGCCGGCGGCGCTGGCGGACGACCCCGAGGCGCAGGCCATCCTCGCGCAGGTGGCTCGAACCGCCCGGGATGCGTACGCACGGCTCGCCGAACGGCTCCAGGCGAAGTACGCAGGCGTGGCCGAGCTGTCCGAGCGGCGCAAGATGGCGCGCCAGGCGGCCCGTTCGGTCCTTCCCAACGCGACCGAGACCGCGCTGGTCATGACAGGGAATTTCCGGGCGTGGCGCCACTTCATCCGCATGCGCGGCTCGCCCCACGCCGAACCGGAAATCCGGCGCGTGGCGATGGCGGTGCTGCGCATCCTGCAACAGCAGGCGCCCGCCGTCTTCGGCGACTTCCGGATCGAGCGCGGGCCCGACGGAAGCGAGGTGGCCGAACCCGGCTACGTTTATGAATGA